A window of the Nitrospira sp. genome harbors these coding sequences:
- the recN gene encoding DNA repair protein RecN has product MLTELRITNFAVIERLSLTIDSGFTVLTGETGTGKSLLIDAVALLVGGRASSDQIRFGEDEAQLEASFEIPPAHPLLQRLRTREVLGPQDSQLIIRRIIARSGRNRVYLNGVLSPVHVLEEFAGTLIDIHGQHDQQSLLSNSAQLEVLDAYGRLLELRSQYRTTYCAWIRFREARAELTARLQQRAQQEDLLRFQQQELDEAACRIGEEELLQAERHRLGSSRRLAELASEAQGRIHDDAQGILANLVSMERVLAELCQIDPEMQQALRFASEAKVLLKEVADSLRRYAEGLDADPMRLSTIEDRLAVIQRMKKKYGGTIEAVLETHHRVKHDLEQLRGADSELDRYDHLIDEQERNMSVLARTLSEQRAEAAKRLTKSVDKELSALKMGSVRFLVQVMPSGAADGYGPDGSDRVEFLLSANAGEPLKPISRVASGGELSRVMLALKSVLADVDHVPVLIFDEIDTGVGGAVAATIGKRLRELGRYHQVLCITHLPQVASQAQHHFSVEKSEVKGRTVTTVRSLTGMSREGEIARMLGGERITQKARSAAAELIAETRE; this is encoded by the coding sequence ATGCTCACTGAGCTGCGCATCACAAATTTTGCTGTGATCGAACGACTGAGTCTGACCATTGACTCAGGATTTACCGTGTTGACCGGAGAGACGGGAACCGGAAAGTCTTTGTTGATCGATGCCGTGGCCCTGCTTGTGGGTGGGCGGGCCTCAAGCGACCAGATTCGATTCGGGGAAGATGAAGCCCAGCTGGAAGCGTCGTTCGAGATTCCGCCCGCACATCCCCTCCTTCAACGCCTGCGGACCCGAGAGGTCCTAGGACCGCAGGATTCTCAACTCATCATTCGACGCATCATTGCTCGATCAGGAAGAAACCGGGTTTACTTGAATGGAGTCCTAAGCCCGGTCCATGTGCTGGAAGAGTTCGCTGGCACGCTCATCGATATTCATGGCCAGCACGACCAGCAATCGCTCTTGTCTAACTCCGCTCAGCTCGAGGTTCTGGATGCCTATGGCCGTCTCCTGGAGCTGCGGTCTCAGTATCGCACGACCTATTGTGCTTGGATACGTTTCCGTGAGGCACGGGCTGAGTTGACGGCTAGGCTGCAGCAGCGAGCCCAGCAAGAGGATTTGTTGCGTTTTCAACAGCAGGAATTGGATGAGGCTGCCTGCCGAATCGGAGAGGAAGAGTTACTGCAAGCCGAACGGCATCGGTTGGGGTCGTCGCGACGTCTCGCCGAGCTGGCATCAGAAGCTCAGGGACGAATTCACGACGACGCGCAAGGTATCTTGGCGAACCTGGTGTCAATGGAGCGCGTTTTGGCGGAACTGTGTCAGATTGATCCTGAGATGCAGCAGGCCCTTCGATTTGCCTCCGAGGCCAAGGTGCTCCTGAAAGAAGTCGCCGATTCGCTTCGTCGTTATGCCGAGGGCTTGGACGCCGACCCTATGCGACTCAGTACGATCGAGGATCGTTTGGCCGTCATCCAGAGGATGAAAAAGAAATACGGAGGGACGATAGAAGCTGTCCTGGAGACGCATCACCGGGTGAAGCATGACTTGGAGCAACTTCGAGGAGCGGACAGCGAGCTCGATCGGTATGATCATCTCATCGATGAACAAGAACGGAACATGTCGGTGCTGGCGCGAACGCTCTCAGAACAGCGAGCGGAAGCAGCGAAACGGTTGACGAAATCAGTGGACAAAGAGCTCAGCGCGCTGAAAATGGGGTCGGTTCGGTTTCTTGTTCAAGTCATGCCGAGCGGAGCTGCCGATGGCTACGGTCCTGATGGAAGCGATCGTGTCGAGTTTCTGCTGTCGGCCAATGCCGGTGAGCCTTTGAAGCCGATATCTCGTGTGGCATCCGGCGGCGAACTATCGCGTGTCATGTTGGCGTTGAAATCCGTCCTTGCTGATGTCGATCATGTGCCGGTCTTGATCTTCGATGAGATCGACACAGGGGTTGGAGGGGCTGTCGCGGCCACGATCGGGAAACGGCTAAGGGAGTTGGGCCGATACCATCAAGTGTTGTGCATCACGCATCTCCCTCAGGTCGCCTCTCAAGCCCAACATCATTTCTCGGTTGAAAAGTCGGAAGTGAAGGGACGGACGGTCACGACGGTGCGTTCGTTGACCGGTATGAGTCGCGAGGGAGAAATTGCGCGCATGCTTGGTGGAGAGCGAATCACTCAAAAGGCACGATCTGCGGCAGCGGAGTTGATCGCCGAAACGCGTGAATAG
- a CDS encoding response regulator, which yields MVTASCQTGTQPTVLVIDDEAGPRDALNVILRTFCNVRSAETAKTALEVLDRESIDVITLDQKLPDRHGLDLLKDIKHHRPDVEVIIVTGYGSLKSAMEGIRHGAAGYLLKPFNVNELTTLIRQTMDKKRRLDFLRGCLLTLTDLWGSEEESARAWDHVKTGYAALSDPQGDAALRQDDMNLLPLLSDILEATDRQLLNHSSRVSFHATLMASRLNLNASEQEALALGAFLHDIGKTSIPSYRFSEDQILPSGEASPCREHPDRGARMIAPLGFPIEVGQIIASHHEQWDGQGYSRGLRGSDIPLLARIVGIAQTFDHLTADAPGRVALPLDVAIRQLSLQFHGHFDPLLLEFFLQVVKDSPLSPPAIDIAPAA from the coding sequence ATGGTCACGGCTTCTTGTCAGACAGGGACACAACCGACAGTCCTCGTAATCGATGATGAAGCGGGGCCCCGCGATGCTCTTAACGTGATACTTCGCACCTTCTGCAACGTTCGTTCAGCAGAAACCGCTAAGACAGCTCTTGAAGTCCTCGACCGGGAATCCATTGATGTGATCACTCTTGACCAAAAACTCCCGGATCGTCACGGACTCGATCTTCTCAAAGACATCAAGCACCATCGCCCCGACGTAGAGGTCATTATCGTCACGGGATACGGGAGCCTGAAGTCTGCCATGGAAGGTATCCGCCATGGAGCCGCTGGTTATTTGCTTAAACCTTTCAACGTGAATGAACTGACTACCCTGATTCGGCAGACGATGGACAAGAAACGCCGCCTCGACTTTCTACGAGGCTGTCTTCTGACACTCACGGACCTTTGGGGATCAGAGGAAGAGAGCGCACGAGCATGGGATCACGTCAAGACAGGATATGCCGCACTGTCCGACCCACAAGGCGATGCCGCTTTACGGCAAGACGACATGAACCTGCTTCCACTCTTGTCCGATATTCTGGAGGCCACAGACCGTCAATTACTCAATCATTCCAGCCGAGTGAGTTTCCATGCCACGTTGATGGCCAGCCGACTCAATCTTAACGCCTCCGAGCAAGAAGCATTGGCCCTAGGGGCCTTCTTACATGACATAGGGAAAACCAGCATCCCATCGTATAGGTTTTCAGAGGACCAGATCCTTCCGTCCGGCGAAGCATCCCCCTGTAGAGAACACCCCGACAGAGGAGCACGGATGATTGCCCCATTGGGATTCCCTATTGAGGTGGGACAAATCATCGCATCCCACCACGAGCAATGGGATGGACAAGGTTACTCTCGTGGACTCCGAGGCTCGGATATTCCGTTGTTGGCTCGCATTGTCGGCATCGCTCAAACGTTCGATCATCTGACCGCCGACGCACCTGGGCGAGTCGCTCTCCCACTGGATGTCGCGATCCGTCAGCTCTCCCTCCAATTCCATGGACATTTCGATCCGCTGTTACTGGAATTCTTCCTACAGGTCGTGAAGGACTCGCCCCTCTCGCCGCCCGCCATCGACATCGCTCCCGCCGCTTGA